The Thalassotalea psychrophila genome window below encodes:
- a CDS encoding DUF882 domain-containing protein encodes MGLVCRNRRQFFRKVTGVVAIGATAPMFSKTAHASLNNDQSIRRLALYNRHTGERTQGVFYANGVFQNDVLKAFDQNLRDHRQNEAAPMDRRLFNFLHQIQQRLGTDNEIHIISGYRSPKTNAMLAGQSTKVAKKSFHMKGMAIDFAIPGIDLKLVRDTAKSLKLGGVGYYPNSGFVHIDTAWVRSW; translated from the coding sequence ATGGGCTTAGTTTGTCGTAATCGTAGGCAGTTTTTTCGTAAAGTAACTGGCGTTGTTGCCATTGGCGCAACTGCACCTATGTTTAGTAAAACAGCTCATGCATCATTAAATAATGATCAATCAATAAGACGATTAGCATTATACAATCGTCATACTGGTGAACGTACTCAAGGTGTATTTTACGCCAACGGTGTATTTCAAAATGATGTTCTAAAAGCGTTTGATCAAAACTTACGCGATCACCGCCAAAATGAGGCGGCTCCTATGGACAGAAGGTTATTTAACTTTCTTCACCAAATTCAGCAGCGCCTTGGTACAGATAACGAAATTCATATTATTTCTGGTTACCGTTCACCAAAAACCAACGCTATGTTAGCTGGACAAAGTACTAAAGTAGCGAAGAAAAGTTTCCACATGAAAGGCATGGCGATAGATTTCGCTATTCCAGGTATTGACTTAAAACTAGTCCGTGACACGGCAAAATCTTTAAAGCTTGGCGGTGTTGGTTATTATCCAAACTCTGGTTTTGTTCATATTGATACAGCTTGGGTTCGAAGCTGGTAG
- a CDS encoding cytochrome-c peroxidase, producing MINFNSNSIVALLLSVIFSFLFSVNAAANTKLNTEPNSKYRAEFTLKKTCPPSFELMEDGTCELRNMYQFYNSVQGRGLGGTQTSLPKHRDGFTPAQIDLGRYLFFDPALSKDNSISCASCHQPEKGFSDDLDRSIGITGEKVGRSAPTLWNVAFLDKFFWDGRADTLEEQAVGPLFDAKEMGNSPEHLLKTLNAIPVYLDMFKVAFPNSDKISIADISASLAAFQSTLISLNSRYDQYAHGHHDALNENEIKGLNIFRSFVARCAECHQPPLFTNNQIAVIGTPDPEGMPFDIGAEKTFNNKKNRGGFKVPTLRNIAKTAPYMHSGGMKDLREATEFYNKGRGHAIPEGEDLLIHWHIWEPDLQDKELDLIVEFLQTLTDESLTPKLPTKLPSGLPVIDRKYAQQKQKQQNNITVSGDEDE from the coding sequence ATGATAAATTTTAACTCAAACAGTATTGTTGCACTGTTATTATCCGTTATTTTTTCATTTTTATTTAGTGTTAATGCAGCCGCTAATACAAAATTGAATACAGAGCCTAATTCAAAATATCGTGCAGAATTTACTCTAAAGAAAACCTGTCCACCAAGTTTTGAATTGATGGAAGATGGTACTTGTGAACTAAGAAATATGTACCAATTTTATAATTCGGTACAAGGCCGAGGTTTAGGCGGTACACAAACATCTTTGCCAAAACATAGAGATGGTTTTACTCCTGCACAGATTGATTTAGGTCGTTATTTATTTTTTGACCCTGCTCTGTCTAAAGATAACAGCATATCTTGTGCAAGCTGCCATCAGCCAGAAAAAGGCTTTAGCGATGACTTAGACAGAAGCATTGGTATTACTGGTGAAAAAGTTGGTCGAAGTGCACCAACACTTTGGAATGTTGCGTTTTTAGATAAATTTTTCTGGGATGGTCGTGCCGATACATTGGAAGAACAAGCCGTAGGGCCATTGTTCGATGCCAAAGAAATGGGTAATTCACCAGAGCATCTGCTAAAAACACTTAATGCAATTCCGGTGTACCTAGACATGTTTAAAGTCGCTTTTCCAAATAGTGATAAAATATCGATTGCTGATATCAGTGCCTCATTAGCAGCATTTCAAAGTACACTAATATCTTTAAACTCACGTTATGATCAATATGCCCATGGTCATCATGATGCGCTAAATGAAAACGAGATCAAAGGCTTAAATATATTTCGATCTTTTGTCGCACGATGTGCCGAATGTCACCAACCACCATTATTTACCAACAATCAAATTGCTGTAATTGGTACCCCAGACCCAGAAGGTATGCCATTTGATATTGGCGCTGAAAAAACCTTTAACAATAAAAAGAATCGTGGTGGCTTTAAAGTACCAACTCTGCGCAATATTGCAAAAACAGCTCCTTACATGCATTCTGGAGGAATGAAAGATTTGCGTGAAGCAACCGAGTTTTATAATAAAGGCCGAGGCCACGCTATTCCTGAAGGTGAAGACCTTCTTATCCATTGGCATATCTGGGAGCCAGATTTGCAAGATAAAGAACTTGATCTAATTGTTGAGTTCTTACAAACATTAACTGATGAAAGTTTAACACCGAAATTACCAACAAAACTGCCTTCTGGTTTACCGGTAATTGACAGGAAATATGCACAACAAAAACAAAAACAACAAAATAACATTACAGTAAGTGGAGACGAAGATGAGTAA
- a CDS encoding methylated-DNA--[protein]-cysteine S-methyltransferase: MKNYYDILSTNCGDVAIVANEVGIVEVAFQQGKVAVGINNEYQLFDENAPLHLAQAKQQLAEYFAGSRKYFDVPLAQNGTVFQSKVWQELTNIPFGKTINYGQLAKNINNPKAVRAVGTANGANKIAIIVPCHRVIGSDKKLTGYAGGMGIKAKLLMLEGAHFKV; the protein is encoded by the coding sequence ATGAAAAATTACTACGATATTCTCTCTACTAATTGCGGCGATGTAGCCATAGTGGCTAACGAAGTTGGTATTGTTGAGGTTGCATTTCAACAAGGTAAGGTAGCAGTAGGTATTAATAACGAATACCAATTATTTGATGAAAATGCCCCACTACATTTAGCTCAAGCGAAACAGCAATTAGCTGAATATTTTGCAGGTTCTAGAAAATATTTTGATGTACCTTTAGCTCAAAATGGCACTGTATTTCAAAGTAAAGTATGGCAAGAGTTAACCAACATTCCTTTTGGCAAAACCATCAATTATGGTCAACTAGCCAAGAACATAAATAACCCAAAAGCGGTTCGTGCCGTAGGCACAGCTAATGGTGCGAATAAAATCGCCATTATTGTGCCCTGCCATCGAGTTATTGGCAGTGACAAAAAACTAACGGGATATGCCGGTGGCATGGGAATTAAAGCCAAATTATTGATGCTTGAAGGTGCGCACTTTAAAGTGTAA
- a CDS encoding helix-turn-helix domain-containing protein, whose translation MINLSFSSFTLFFALFAFAQIVMAFMLLLPKAKDNEQVKLYCALMLVAGFYLLPSIFFSIEPYNVIWWVTFFASNLLPGIFFLVGLSVFSDHHIIKAKHYGFAVTPAVILFIAKLLQIFGINQADLFIIVLINIALLVDIGLVCFALLFAIKCWRNDLVKERRIIRGAVISVTATYIILVIILGQVLQINWPWLNTFEMLMLAALISGLNFYLFTPKLTSLFEPPKSNQIEETPVEFKNELVKLKSVMTEECLYRQEGITISKLASHVAIQEYKLRTIINGALGYRNFNDFLNHYRITEVSEKLISETYKSTPILTLALDSGFRSLSSFNKAFKMTHNATPTEFRKNQSA comes from the coding sequence ATGATAAATCTTTCTTTTTCTAGCTTTACTCTATTTTTTGCTTTATTTGCTTTCGCACAAATTGTAATGGCATTTATGCTTTTGCTACCAAAGGCGAAAGACAATGAACAGGTGAAATTGTATTGTGCTCTTATGCTAGTTGCTGGTTTCTACTTGTTACCTAGTATTTTCTTTTCAATTGAGCCTTATAACGTTATTTGGTGGGTGACTTTCTTTGCCAGTAATTTATTACCAGGCATATTCTTTTTGGTCGGACTGAGTGTATTTAGTGATCATCATATTATTAAAGCCAAGCATTATGGCTTTGCTGTAACTCCTGCTGTTATTTTGTTTATAGCGAAGTTACTGCAGATATTCGGCATTAACCAAGCTGATTTATTTATCATAGTTTTAATAAACATTGCATTGCTAGTTGATATCGGACTAGTGTGCTTTGCTTTATTGTTTGCGATTAAATGCTGGCGTAATGACTTAGTGAAAGAGCGTCGTATCATTCGAGGGGCAGTGATAAGCGTGACTGCAACTTACATTATTTTAGTGATCATATTAGGGCAAGTGCTGCAAATAAATTGGCCATGGTTAAATACATTTGAAATGTTAATGTTGGCGGCGTTAATTAGCGGCTTAAATTTCTATTTATTTACGCCAAAGCTAACCAGTCTGTTTGAGCCTCCTAAATCGAATCAAATTGAAGAAACCCCTGTTGAGTTTAAAAATGAACTCGTTAAACTTAAAAGCGTAATGACAGAAGAATGCTTATATCGACAAGAAGGCATTACCATTTCGAAATTGGCAAGTCATGTTGCAATTCAAGAATATAAATTAAGAACTATTATTAACGGTGCTTTAGGCTATCGAAACTTTAATGACTTTTTAAATCATTATCGAATCACAGAAGTCAGTGAAAAATTGATCAGTGAAACCTATAAATCTACGCCTATTTTAACTCTGGCATTGGATAGTGGCTTTCGCTCACTTAGCTCATTCAATAAAGCCTTTAAAATGACACATAACGCTACACCTACTGAGTTTCGTAAGAATCAGTCAGCTTAA
- a CDS encoding parallel beta-helix domain-containing protein: MSKGKILGVVLIAGAFAVGNYWGGLNSAAVITSSSGGASFSGGYDASKDAELNSDPVVIEEMKGEVIVVNDGESIMAAVKAANPGDTIQVMPGTYHETVYVDKENISIVGVIKEGARATLDGKGILNDAVLYSGNNFLIDNMKIIGYKGNGIMGQAGNNFIIRNNLIVDTGVYGIFPQLGKNGIVHHNIISGIEDAAIYVGMSDNIQVSYNDVFESVAGIEIENSRHAIVENNYVHNNTGGILAFVTPGLPIKTTYDVIIRNNFVVDNNHKNFAIPGSTVGMIPAGSGIVIWAGDEVIVEGNIITNNKTAGILIAGHNDFGKGSNDPESEPNSDRTMILDNFMMNNGHDTIDEVKALLLTEFKTGNADIINAGSGVDSCIINRHRYVTAGINSWKECDFTNTKDIKTYLLDTPVPARVIDKSERGKIAYLGVCTGCHTYTDRMIGPPINIIQALYMDNPEGIAEYIANPTKKRDDYPEMPPQDYLDEETRLAVAKYMLSRKN; the protein is encoded by the coding sequence ATGAGTAAAGGTAAGATTTTAGGTGTCGTGTTAATCGCGGGGGCATTTGCTGTTGGCAATTATTGGGGAGGTTTAAACAGTGCTGCCGTTATAACGTCAAGCAGTGGTGGAGCAAGTTTTAGTGGTGGTTATGATGCTTCTAAAGATGCAGAATTAAACTCTGATCCTGTAGTAATTGAAGAAATGAAAGGCGAAGTTATAGTTGTTAATGATGGTGAATCTATCATGGCAGCGGTTAAAGCGGCTAACCCAGGTGATACTATTCAGGTTATGCCTGGTACTTACCATGAAACTGTATATGTTGATAAAGAAAACATCTCTATTGTTGGTGTTATAAAAGAAGGTGCCCGTGCGACATTAGATGGTAAAGGCATATTAAACGATGCGGTACTTTATTCGGGCAATAATTTTTTAATAGATAATATGAAAATTATTGGTTACAAAGGCAACGGTATTATGGGGCAGGCGGGTAATAATTTTATTATTCGCAATAACTTGATTGTTGATACTGGCGTATATGGTATTTTCCCGCAATTAGGCAAAAATGGTATTGTTCATCACAACATTATTTCCGGTATTGAAGATGCAGCAATATATGTTGGCATGAGTGATAATATTCAAGTGTCATATAACGACGTATTTGAAAGTGTTGCTGGTATTGAAATTGAGAACTCTCGTCATGCCATTGTTGAAAACAACTATGTGCATAACAACACTGGCGGTATTTTAGCGTTCGTAACTCCTGGTCTACCAATCAAAACAACGTACGATGTAATTATTCGTAATAACTTTGTTGTTGATAATAACCATAAAAACTTTGCCATTCCAGGTTCTACAGTTGGAATGATCCCTGCAGGGTCGGGCATCGTTATTTGGGCTGGGGATGAAGTAATTGTTGAAGGTAATATTATAACTAACAATAAAACAGCAGGTATCCTTATTGCTGGTCATAATGACTTTGGTAAAGGTTCAAATGATCCTGAATCTGAGCCTAACTCAGATCGTACTATGATTTTAGATAATTTTATGATGAACAATGGTCATGACACCATTGATGAAGTTAAAGCGTTACTACTTACTGAATTTAAAACTGGTAATGCCGATATTATTAATGCAGGTTCAGGAGTTGATAGTTGTATTATCAATCGCCATCGTTATGTTACCGCTGGTATTAATAGCTGGAAAGAGTGTGATTTTACCAACACCAAAGACATTAAAACTTACTTGCTAGACACGCCAGTTCCTGCGCGTGTTATCGACAAATCAGAACGTGGTAAAATTGCATATTTAGGTGTTTGTACTGGTTGTCATACCTATACGGACAGAATGATTGGTCCTCCAATTAATATTATCCAAGCATTGTATATGGATAACCCAGAAGGTATTGCTGAATATATCGCTAACCCAACTAAGAAACGTGATGACTATCCTGAAATGCCACCACAAGATTACTTAGATGAAGAAACTCGTTTAGCGGTTGCTAAATATATGTTGTCGCGTAAGAATTAG
- a CDS encoding c-type cytochrome: protein MFIFIAFVISAHSVAQGDIKKGEQLYQSCISCHGDKAQGNDKLNAPTLAGQYQWYLSAQIQNFKDGKRGAQANDKLGQQMVAMANLLTDEAAIEDVSSYLASLEKVKVTETLSADLRNGDNKYNAVCGGCHGKDAQGNKNLKAPNLSLLSTGYLTTQIKNYQSSNRGYHVDDKYGRQMKMMAGTVQKDSDLADIVAFINTLPVN, encoded by the coding sequence ATGTTCATTTTTATTGCATTTGTTATCTCAGCCCACTCTGTTGCGCAGGGCGATATAAAAAAAGGTGAACAACTATATCAATCTTGTATAAGTTGTCATGGTGATAAAGCACAGGGTAATGACAAATTAAATGCACCAACGTTAGCAGGTCAATATCAGTGGTATTTATCTGCTCAAATACAAAATTTTAAAGATGGTAAACGCGGCGCTCAAGCAAATGATAAGCTTGGTCAACAAATGGTTGCCATGGCGAACTTGTTAACTGATGAGGCGGCGATTGAAGATGTAAGTAGTTATTTGGCATCTTTAGAAAAAGTTAAAGTTACCGAAACATTGTCTGCTGATTTGCGCAATGGCGATAATAAATACAATGCGGTTTGCGGCGGTTGTCATGGTAAAGATGCTCAAGGTAATAAAAATTTAAAAGCACCAAATTTAAGCCTTTTATCAACTGGCTATTTAACCACTCAAATTAAAAACTATCAAAGTTCTAATCGCGGCTACCACGTTGATGACAAATATGGCCGTCAAATGAAGATGATGGCAGGTACAGTACAAAAAGACTCTGATCTTGCTGATATTGTCGCTTTCATAAATACATTGCCAGTTAACTAA
- a CDS encoding GDSL-type esterase/lipase family protein, giving the protein MNNTIVKMLIPSALLLLLISCSEAKLSRLSYDAKILAFGDSLTAGKGVQQQFSYPNILSNLSNLDVINAGVSGELTSAGLQRLPKILAENSVDIMILLEGGNDIIQNKNLATTKANLAQMIELAQKDEIEVVLIGVPKKSLFSSSADIYHELAEQYNLVLEDEIIADLLRSPSLKSDSVHFNKQGYTELAIRIHELLQDTGAL; this is encoded by the coding sequence ATGAATAACACCATCGTTAAAATGTTAATACCCAGCGCACTATTGTTGTTATTAATCAGCTGTTCAGAAGCTAAATTATCTAGACTCTCCTATGATGCTAAAATATTGGCGTTTGGCGACAGCCTTACTGCAGGTAAAGGTGTACAACAGCAATTTAGTTACCCTAACATTTTGTCTAACCTCTCTAATTTAGACGTTATTAATGCCGGTGTATCTGGTGAATTAACCAGTGCTGGATTACAACGTTTACCAAAAATATTAGCCGAAAACTCTGTTGATATAATGATCTTATTAGAAGGAGGTAATGACATCATCCAAAACAAAAACTTGGCAACAACTAAAGCAAATTTAGCCCAAATGATCGAGTTAGCCCAAAAAGATGAAATAGAGGTTGTACTAATAGGCGTTCCCAAAAAATCATTATTTTCTTCTAGTGCTGATATTTATCATGAACTTGCTGAGCAATATAATTTAGTATTGGAAGATGAAATTATCGCGGACTTACTGAGAAGCCCGTCATTAAAGTCCGACTCTGTACACTTTAATAAGCAAGGATATACAGAATTAGCGATTAGAATACATGAACTTTTGCAAGATACGGGTGCTTTATAG
- a CDS encoding TonB-dependent receptor has product MSLQIIQENSSANFRKHLIAQTVAAALAVTSFASFSAEEASVEKEDLDDVIVVTAQKRTQNVMKVPVTVDSISAETIKQSGSIMLSDIDKFIPGFEFGDGDVTQAGVTMRGVSSPNISVGGDPSTATFFDGVYMPRAAQNVLFSDMQRVEVLKGPQGTLFGKNAAMGVVNMIPNAPQEEFEGFIKGTAGTDNLQRIEGMVNFGITDNVYVRINALTNTQEGFADNVADSPLNTGEKVWDDGEKDHQAARIAVKWDVSSRTNVQVSYDWDKLDQGPGGAIGLSEYAENPQDPFADTFANDVVNGGESRDMTATTLKVEHEFNDQWSMKLISSFREWETNNRIDEDGTQDITRYLDTDNHEDSDIFYNELQINYNTDSFNYVGGLTYSKENVHQTTFINTTTDTVTRLLSTEFNGQIEAGVREEISGAIGIAPEDIPDSFVDQTMQSLGLPLEHTWNAEQWVSALEVMGEADNIMAYLASLGMVPAGTPMTADFVRATGDVTYDVASIGLGVAEIFGPSYTGQMWSENFINNGEFTSYGIYSDFDFQLTDQWNVFFGVRYSEDDKDFSWEVTETQFAEVRPGVSNVLFPARDELWQSNSWSKTTGRVGTGYQINDDHMVFASVATGYKAGGFDSLASPHSESDGSIIIDPETGDVVDVSFEPEESVNIELGYKGILSDSLRTTFSMFHNILDDQQTSRSSKQPDQAQALPTIVNQDVEIDGFELGMDWQVTETFATGFVTEVRSTDTESDEFYNDSGTLIPAGSSSSDTNTSYTLKADWIPDLGFGTTIIHVDYVFRENARGAIIGEDEWVNDIPHYFDDTELLNARISWISDSDSIEIGLWGKNLMDNRYSGGPGGRTKDILGTGYTSVNRGMEAGVDVKYSF; this is encoded by the coding sequence GTGTCATTACAAATTATCCAGGAAAATTCGAGCGCTAATTTTCGAAAACACCTAATCGCTCAGACTGTTGCCGCTGCACTAGCTGTAACTTCATTCGCCAGTTTTTCAGCTGAAGAAGCCTCCGTAGAGAAAGAAGATCTCGACGACGTAATTGTCGTAACCGCGCAAAAACGTACGCAAAACGTAATGAAAGTGCCGGTAACAGTAGATAGTATATCCGCAGAAACTATCAAACAAAGTGGCTCAATAATGTTGAGCGATATTGATAAGTTTATTCCTGGCTTTGAGTTTGGTGATGGTGACGTGACTCAAGCTGGTGTTACCATGCGTGGTGTTTCTAGCCCTAACATTAGTGTTGGTGGCGATCCCTCTACGGCCACATTCTTTGACGGCGTATACATGCCACGTGCCGCGCAAAACGTTTTGTTTTCTGATATGCAGCGCGTTGAAGTATTAAAAGGCCCACAAGGTACGCTGTTTGGTAAAAATGCGGCAATGGGGGTTGTTAATATGATCCCTAATGCACCTCAAGAAGAGTTTGAAGGCTTTATCAAAGGTACTGCTGGTACCGATAATCTTCAACGTATTGAAGGTATGGTTAACTTCGGTATTACTGATAATGTTTATGTTCGTATTAACGCCTTAACCAATACGCAAGAGGGTTTTGCCGATAACGTTGCTGATTCACCACTAAATACCGGTGAAAAAGTTTGGGATGATGGTGAAAAAGATCATCAAGCAGCTCGTATCGCAGTTAAATGGGATGTGAGTAGCAGAACTAATGTTCAGGTTTCATATGATTGGGATAAATTAGATCAAGGCCCAGGTGGTGCAATTGGCTTAAGCGAATACGCAGAGAACCCACAAGACCCGTTTGCTGATACGTTTGCCAATGATGTTGTAAATGGTGGTGAAAGCCGAGACATGACCGCAACAACGTTGAAAGTTGAGCATGAATTTAATGATCAATGGTCAATGAAACTTATCTCAAGTTTTCGAGAATGGGAAACAAATAACCGTATTGATGAAGATGGCACACAAGATATCACTCGTTATTTAGATACCGATAACCATGAAGATTCAGACATTTTCTATAACGAGTTACAAATTAACTATAACACTGACTCATTTAACTATGTTGGCGGATTAACTTATTCAAAAGAAAATGTGCATCAAACTACGTTTATCAATACTACCACTGACACAGTAACCCGTTTACTTTCAACTGAATTTAACGGTCAAATAGAGGCCGGCGTAAGAGAAGAAATATCGGGAGCTATTGGTATAGCGCCAGAAGATATACCTGATTCTTTTGTTGACCAAACAATGCAAAGTTTAGGCCTACCGTTAGAGCATACTTGGAATGCGGAACAATGGGTGAGTGCTTTAGAGGTAATGGGGGAGGCTGACAACATTATGGCTTACCTAGCCAGTTTAGGTATGGTTCCAGCAGGAACTCCGATGACCGCTGATTTTGTTCGTGCAACTGGCGATGTTACTTATGATGTGGCTTCTATAGGTTTAGGTGTAGCAGAAATATTTGGCCCTAGTTATACAGGCCAGATGTGGTCTGAGAACTTTATCAATAACGGCGAATTTACCAGTTACGGTATTTATTCAGATTTTGATTTTCAGTTAACCGACCAATGGAACGTGTTCTTCGGTGTTCGTTACTCTGAAGATGATAAAGACTTTTCATGGGAAGTGACAGAAACTCAGTTTGCCGAAGTACGTCCTGGAGTGAGCAATGTTTTATTCCCTGCTCGAGATGAGTTGTGGCAATCAAATTCTTGGAGTAAAACCACTGGCCGTGTTGGTACGGGTTATCAGATAAATGATGACCATATGGTATTTGCCTCAGTTGCAACAGGATATAAAGCCGGTGGTTTTGATTCTTTAGCATCGCCACATAGTGAAAGCGATGGTTCAATTATTATTGATCCTGAAACGGGTGATGTTGTTGATGTATCATTTGAGCCTGAAGAGTCGGTTAACATTGAACTTGGTTATAAAGGTATTTTGTCAGACAGCTTAAGAACAACGTTCTCAATGTTTCACAATATTTTGGATGATCAACAAACCAGTCGTTCTTCTAAACAACCCGATCAAGCACAAGCGTTACCAACTATTGTTAACCAAGATGTAGAAATTGACGGTTTTGAGCTTGGCATGGATTGGCAGGTTACAGAAACATTTGCCACTGGCTTTGTTACTGAAGTTCGTAGTACTGATACTGAGTCAGATGAATTTTATAATGATAGTGGCACGTTAATTCCTGCAGGGAGCAGCAGCAGCGATACCAATACATCGTATACCCTTAAAGCTGACTGGATCCCTGATTTAGGCTTTGGTACTACCATTATTCATGTTGATTACGTATTTAGAGAAAATGCTCGCGGCGCAATTATTGGTGAAGATGAGTGGGTTAATGATATTCCACACTACTTTGATGACACTGAACTGTTGAATGCCCGTATTTCTTGGATAAGTGATAGTGACAGTATAGAAATTGGCCTTTGGGGTAAAAACTTAATGGATAACCGTTATAGTGGTGGCCCAGGCGGTCGTACTAAAGATATTTTAGGCACAGGCTATACGAGTGTAAATAGAGGTATGGAAGCTGGTGTTGATGTTAAATACTCATTTTAA
- a CDS encoding DNA-3-methyladenine glycosylase 2 family protein, protein MKLDPQVCMQARLSRDSRFDGKFYTAVITTGIYCRPTCPAGPAHEKNVSYYQSAAQAEFNGYQPCKRCKPELSPNQPLPKTIDQALTLITIEPQIHVADLAIRIGLSERQLQRLFNDNLGVSPNTFINQKRQINARNLLISSTIPFADVALISGFGSVRSFNDHIKQQYKLTPSELRESSKQEKVNHLKLQLAYSGDLNWPLMLSFFKARQIPGVEAVTDKYRRTINIDNCTGWIAVSKPDNGNYLSVDIWVNDFSKLAEIISRVRKMFDLDCNLNLIRTNLAKHQILKPIIDDYPGLRLPGCWDIFEFSIRAILGQQISVKAATTLAGRIAEKFSTPITNLNTESHYPQGLSILFPSAETLATVSFDDIGITNTRQQTLHTWIEFFIANKSLFNNPKDTESFEKTLCELKGIGPWTANYMAMRGLSLPDAFPAADLGLIKALSNKPQLRHELKLADDKQLTGKQILTIAESWRPWRAYAAIYLWQSLSTNQE, encoded by the coding sequence ATGAAATTAGATCCCCAAGTTTGCATGCAAGCAAGACTGTCTCGTGATTCTCGCTTTGATGGCAAATTTTATACGGCTGTTATCACCACAGGCATTTATTGCCGTCCTACTTGCCCAGCAGGCCCTGCCCATGAAAAAAATGTCAGCTATTACCAAAGTGCGGCCCAAGCTGAATTTAACGGCTACCAGCCTTGTAAACGTTGTAAGCCAGAGCTGTCTCCAAACCAGCCATTACCGAAAACGATAGACCAAGCATTAACATTAATAACTATAGAACCACAAATTCATGTAGCCGATTTAGCCATAAGAATAGGCTTAAGTGAACGCCAGTTGCAACGCCTATTTAACGATAATTTAGGCGTATCACCAAATACGTTTATAAACCAAAAGCGTCAAATTAATGCTCGTAATTTATTAATTAGCTCAACAATACCGTTTGCTGATGTTGCGTTAATCAGTGGGTTTGGCAGTGTGCGCAGTTTTAATGATCATATCAAACAGCAATATAAATTAACGCCAAGTGAGCTTAGGGAAAGTAGCAAACAAGAAAAGGTAAATCATTTAAAACTACAGTTAGCATATAGTGGCGATTTAAATTGGCCATTAATGCTGAGTTTTTTCAAAGCTCGACAAATACCAGGCGTAGAAGCGGTAACTGATAAATATCGTCGTACCATAAACATCGATAACTGTACCGGCTGGATTGCAGTCAGTAAACCCGATAATGGCAATTATTTATCAGTCGACATTTGGGTTAATGATTTTTCTAAATTAGCTGAAATCATTAGCCGAGTAAGAAAAATGTTTGATCTAGATTGCAATCTAAACTTGATTAGAACAAACCTTGCGAAACACCAAATTTTAAAACCTATTATTGATGACTACCCAGGATTACGACTTCCTGGGTGTTGGGATATTTTTGAATTTTCAATTAGAGCTATTTTAGGGCAACAAATATCGGTCAAAGCTGCGACGACCTTGGCTGGACGTATTGCCGAGAAATTCTCAACACCAATAACAAATTTGAATACTGAGTCACATTATCCACAAGGCTTGTCGATATTATTTCCAAGTGCAGAAACACTTGCTACGGTTAGTTTCGATGACATTGGCATAACCAACACTAGGCAACAAACATTACATACCTGGATAGAGTTCTTTATTGCTAATAAGTCATTATTTAATAATCCCAAAGATACTGAAAGTTTTGAAAAAACGCTATGCGAACTTAAAGGTATTGGTCCTTGGACAGCGAACTACATGGCGATGCGTGGTCTAAGTTTACCTGATGCATTTCCAGCAGCAGACCTTGGTTTGATCAAGGCACTCTCAAATAAGCCCCAATTGAGACATGAATTAAAACTTGCCGATGACAAACAACTAACCGGTAAACAAATATTAACGATTGCTGAATCATGGCGACCTTGGCGTGCCTATGCAGCCATTTATTTATGGCAGTCATTATCGACCAACCAAGAATAA